In Notolabrus celidotus isolate fNotCel1 chromosome 22, fNotCel1.pri, whole genome shotgun sequence, one genomic interval encodes:
- the cfap99 gene encoding cilia- and flagella-associated protein 99 isoform X2 has product MAPSYASLALEAISLLEKFSASRLCLDDFIEEAAKDLQSFETLHKKFILDVVSGCVEHKKLLDVVINIFYGQNGKCVSRGNRNQFVVICYLATFALDDIGLQRFINIVKSLDLKKMHAFLSFFFSNLTKWIQEEWNTIYDAAYVEKNWISPLLRWRPEINIFLEQLSLKISQGDQIKKGPSKTTEPKEFSLTKPKPPAVPLPEIIPQQEKCKPAPSSTYRPPKETQILEEIKQKNRQKTEELLYEANMKQFRCGNTQKSEHTKKVMSQIQEDVDSKLKFNTIHSSGPPSSKKTNSWPIKVNSAAILRQEALYDRQAEEELQRMERLMEGGSERSSFLQWQKEMRERDLQEELASIERRHLERRISYEEAAMARTRLMERNQKTAQLKKEETAELMGKYAEKRLQEEKEMRDLVQQVAEGHKNSKAAKERIQKFKQSIVKEVSEQSQELLRQALEEAQAELSRKFEIIREIRALESLPHIRVKHFDDTQTAGHELLGEMSLCELMKRLALLKDVQQAEQQKKREQILEEKQSKKQMLLEKVETINLHRRALAQAAAIRKEERKSRLGLRQAVLQDDTVLALQRKLEAKQQERQRLKQMESKRAKTSEQAAAHPVKNTEAHNRRDISWEELELSLERHIQKETPYGHL; this is encoded by the exons ATGGCACCAAGCTATGCCTCCCTTGCTTTAGAGGCTATTTCACTGCTCGAGAAGTTCAGTGCAAGCAGGCTGTGTTTGGATGACTTCATTGAGGAAGCTGCAAAGGACTTGCAG aGTTTTGAAACCCTCCATAAAAAGTTCATACTTGATGTTGTTTCTGGATGTGTTGAGCATAAAAAGTTACTGGACGTAGTCATCAATATCTTCTATGGTCAGAATGGGAAATGTGTATCGAGAGGTAATCGCAACCAGTTTGTGG TAATTTGTTACCTGGCCACATTTGCCCTCGATGACATTGGACTTCAGCGTTTTATCAACATAGTGAAATCTCTGGACTTGAAGAAGATGCATGCA TTCCTGAGTTTCTTTTTCTCTAACCTCACCAAATGGATACAAGAGGAGTGGAATACAATCTATGATGCTGCCTATGTGGAGAAAAACTGGATTAGCCCTCTGCTGAG ATGGCGCCCTGAGATCAATATTTTCTTGGAGCAGCTTTCTCTGAAAATTTCCCAAGGGGATCAGATCAAGAAAGGCCCTTCAAAAACCACAGAGCCCAAGGAGTTTTCTCTCACCAAACCTAAACCTCCAGCTGTGCCTCTGCCTGAAATCATCCCACAGCAGGAAAAATGCAAACCT gcacCAAGTAGCACGTACAGGCCTCCAAAGGAGACGCAGATATTAGAGGAGATCAAACAGAAGAACCGCCAAAAGACTGAG GAACTACTCTATGAAGCAAATATGAAACAGTTCAGATGTGGAAACACGCAGAAGTCAGAACACACCAAG AAAGTGATGTCTCAAATTCAAGAGGACGTGGATTCAAAACTAAAATTCAACACTATTCACTCCTCCGGACCTCCTTCCAGTAAAAAG ACTAACAGCTGGCCCATCAAGGTCAACAGTGCAGCAATCCTAAGGCAGGAGGCGCTGTATGATCGTCAGGCGGAGGAGGAGCTGCAAAG AATGGAGCGTCTGATGGAGGGGGGCAGTGAGCGGTCATCCTTCCTGCAGTGGCAGAAAGAGATGCGTGAGAGGGATCTGCAGGAGGAGCTTGCCAGCATTGAGCGCAGGCATCTGGAGAGACGCATCAGTTATGAGGAGGCAGCTATGGCCCGCACACGCTTGATGGAACGCAACCAGAAGACCGCTCagctgaagaaggaggag ACCGCTGAGCTGATGGGGAAATACGCCGAGAAAAGGCtgcaagaggaaaaagaaatgagAGACTTGGTGCAACAAGTAGCAGAGGGCCACAAGAACTCAAAGGCAGCTAAAGAGAGGATACAGAAGTTCAAGCAGAGTATAG TGAAAGAAGTCTCAGAGCAAAGCCAGGAGCTCCTTCGTCAGGCACTCGAGGAGGCACAGGCCGAGCTCAGCAGGAAGTTTGAAATCATCCGTGAAATCCGCGCCCTTGAATCTCTCCCTCACATCAGAGTGAAACATTTTGatgacacacag ACTGCAGGCCACGAGCTGCTGGGAGAAATGTCCCTGTGCGAGTTGATGAAGCGGCTGGCCCTCCTGAAGGATGTGcagcaggcagagcagcagaagaagcGCGAACAAATCCTGGAGGAGAAGCAGAGCAAGAAGCAGATGCTGCTGGAGAAGGTGGAGACCATCAACCTCCACAGGAGAGCACTGGCACAGGCTGCCGCCATCAG gaaagaggagagaaaaagcagGCTGGGTCTTCGGCAGGCGGTCCTCCAGGATGACACAGTTCTGGCTCTGCAGAGGAAGCTCGAAGCAAAACAACAAGAGCGCCAGAGACTGAAACAAATGGAGAG